TCATTATAACTCATAAGGTATATAATTTTTTCTCAAAAGGATAATTTTTTACCTCTGCACATGGCATTCTGGGACAGGGAGAGGGATTCGGTAGCAATCAAATTTGATTCCAACTAACTCCAGCCTGAACTGAGAATTCAGATGTGTCTCATTAAGCACCTTCCAGCTCTCTCAGTTCCTCTCCCCAACTCATTCTAAACTTCTGTGTCCTCCCAGACTCCCCTGCAACCCATGCGCCACCACCAATGCTAGCAGCAACTCCTGCGGGCCCTGCTCTCAAAAACGTTGCTTTTAAAACTTGCATCCTCTTTGAAACTGACAATGGAGCCTAGATCAAGCACAGGAAAGGTCCTACCTTTGCTGGATCTCAGTTACCATTTGGATCCCTCGTCAAGCCAGCTGTGATATTTCTACACATGGAGACGCTCCCCAGACCCATGAGCTAAGACACACATCATCAACTTCCAGTGTCTGGAAAACTCCCTCTTGCTAAAGGTTGTGTCTATCTCTGAAGACGTCCAGCTCTCTGTAATCTGAGCTCCAGGTTTTACTTTAGGGCATTTCCTGTACGTATTATGTTCCCTGCTTTCCTAGCTTCTTTGGTAGTCTCTGGAATGCAAGGAGGCTACTTCATTTACTCCCCAATAAACTTTATTTCTCTGGCATAGTAAACGTGTTTCTCATTTGTATTCATGCATTGTAAAGTACTTGTCATGACTGTTTCATAAAAATACCTCTTCATTAGGGGGATGACAAGGGTTCAGTGACTGAGCCAGCCATTATATTTCACTGGTAAATACAGATGGAAAGGGAGGGCTGTCCTCCTGGGAGGCTCCCACCAAGGGAGACCATGCAGAAAATTTGGCCTTTAAAACTCATGTTCTTCTTGCCTTGGATGCAACTGTGAGAATCCTCCCCAAATCTCACAGGTCTCTCTCATTCCCACCCCATCAGTCTAGAGTTCTTTGCTTCCATTTCTCCCTAACTGTGAAGACTAGCTTCTGTAGAAACTGCTCAAAGAGGAACTACTCTCTCCTCTCAATCTCTTGGCTGTACCTGCATCACCAATATAGAGACCTGCCCTTCCCTCAAAAGGTACCTTCAATGACCTCCATCACCCTTCACACTCTGGATCCTCTTGTTGTATCTCCAACTACCTGTTCTTGGTCTCCTGATTAgtctgtcttcctctttctttctcaaatGCAGGAAATGTCTAGATCCTTGACTCTATGTTTTTCTCCTTCTGCATCCTGGTTATATCCTTGCTCAGGGAGAACTAGCACCTCTACACTGATGACTTCCAATCTTGCTCTCACCTCTGCTTAAGTTCCAGGTCTTCACACAAAGGACAGTTTCACTTGGTATCAAAACGTTACATCACATTGAGTTGGACTAAAACTTATCTTTGCCGAACTGGTCCATCTTGTTACCTACTTGTTATACTCAACATTTTGTCATCTGAAGGTCCTTTGCTGCAGACAAGTGTTCTCTTTATTTCCCTCTCTTCAAGTTTATTCTTTTCTCTAGGTTTTTGCTCATATCTATAATGTTCTTCCATAACTGCtttgtcatttcattttctaaattctaggagAGGCCAATGGTCTCAACCAGCAAACATTAATTCTACCCCATCCCACACTTGCTTCATCTCGGAATTCAAcactttccattctgttggccaaCATTTTAGTGGTTCTTTCAATTGAATGCTGACTGACACAAGTGCAGTCAATCATCCCTTGTGTGTGCCAGTACCATGTGGGGGGCTGAGAACACACATATAAGTGAACCCCATCCTGGCCCACAGCACGTTTACAGTCTAGAGTGGATAAGACAAAGAGACAGCTGTCTTACAAATATCAATGTGGCTCAAGAAAGGTGTAAGTAAAGAATGATGAAATTCTGAGGTGTGAGAAAGGGTTAGGAAGAGACTCCAAGAAGGAGGTAGCACTCGATCAAAGCTCTGAAAACCCAAACATTCTATTCATGTAAGTTTTGTCTGCCTGTGTTGTTGACCATAGGCCCTGCAAGAGAGACTGTATCTTCACCTAAGTAAAGCTTAGTGTAAATCATGGAATACTGTAAGTGGCATAAATAAGGAACAGTAACACTAATGAGGAttcaggggaaggtaattagaacTTTAAATAATTCCCATAGTTGCAACTTCAATCAACAATTACtgatagactcatagacatagaatacaaacttgtggttgctagggaggcggagggtgggaagggatagactgggatttcaaaattgtagaatagataaacaagattatactgtatagcacagggaaatatatacaagatcttatggtagctcatggagaaaaaaattgacaacgaatatatatatgttcatgtataactgaaaaattgtgctgtacactggaatttgatacaacattgtaaaatgattataaatcactaaaaaaaggttaaaaaaagagcaaagaattACTGCTAAGAAAACGATAAAAAATTATTGTATGATATGAGCATAATTCTGAAATACAGTTTGATGGGATACATTTGGATGGATGAGTGTGTGCAGGTCTGAGAACAGGGGAAGTTTTTTTAGGCATGAATTTTGCCTGGTAAGGAGATGAGGCAACCAGGGATGTGTTTAGAGCCTGACAGACCAATTCCTAGCCAGGAGCAGAGGATAAATGTGGTAGCAGAAGATGAAACTGCAAAATAGTTAGGGAGGACTACATCTGGCAGTGCTTTGAGTGGCTACCTGTAAGATGAGCTTGTAAGGAAGGTAGACCTAGGATCTCTAAGGCAGCTATGTACAGGCTGAGTCGTGATCCTAGAAGTTGGTGGGAttgggtgggaaggaaggaagatcaaTCAGGAGGCTGGTGAGAGACAGCAAGGACTGAgatgggtggaggtgggggggtgatggggcaggggaggggtggaTTTCAGAGGCATAGCCTGGGATATGGAAGCTGATTGGAGGTAGAGAGAAGGAAGGCAACTAGTACTGATAGAATACCTAGGATAGTCAACATGAGTAAGTTTTTGAGATTTAGAAAACGAAACAACAGTGGGTCTCCAGTGGAGAGAGCTGGGAAAGAATGACTAGATTTGGGAGAGATGTTGAGAGTTACCTAAATAAAGACAATAATAGAGCTGTGGGAGTTGTTTACACTGTAAGAGGAAGATGTGAGTGCAGGAAAAAACCCTGGGAACCACTGATGGAGATGACAGAGGCGGGCCTGCAGCTCTTCAAACTGCCCGACACGAGCCTCTGCTCTGATTGAGCCGGGTCTCTGAGGACAGAGAGGACATCTGATCATAAGcaattggagagggaagcagagatgCTCAGAAGTCAAAAGAAGCTGGAGTTTCGATGAGGGCATGGTCAAAAGCATCCAGGTCAAGGAAGATGAGGATTCAGACAGATCCACTGGACACAGCAGGGGGAAGATCACTGGAGACTATAAGGAGGGTCTGTGGGAAGCTGGGGGAAGGAGCCATAATTTATGGCTTCTTCACATCTGTTTCAAAGCCCTAACTCAGTAGAGAACTTAATGCAAAAGTTCAACACAGCACATTCATAGTAAACTTGGAGCTTACTTTGCATTATCCTCTGTGTGCTATGAAAAATGTTTTAGCATCTACTTTTCCCTTCAAGTTACAAAGATGCTACATAGAcaggttttcatttcttttctgattcCAGCTCCACCCAGGAGACTAGGACCAATAAATTACATTGTCCTGGATTGTTTTATGATCTTCTTGACTCCTGTATTCTAGACTGGGTAGAGTTAAAAACATACTGAAGAACTCTGCATTTTTTTGACTTGGTTTGTCGCTGAGGATTCCCACCAGGACTCCACCCCTATTGGGAGTCCAGGACCAACTGTAAGAGAAACAGTGGTGGCTCTGGAGAGGTTTTGGGCAACGGCCCTGAATCCCATTTTGAGGTGTCTGTACCTCTCTTTGCACAGCCCACTTTACTCTTGGGCTGGCTCATTCTCCATGTCCTTTACTTCCCGTTTCTCATTGGAAATCCTTTTTGAGCATCTTCTCAGACACAAACCTGTTGGCTTAGTCCCTGGATTACCATCACAATTTCTCCCCTGAATGTAGCAAGGCTGGGAAATTAGTAAATTTGCAACGGTTGCCTTATGGAACCACCTGTGGAAACCCCTTATCTTGTTCTTATAGGCAGCTCCAACCGGGGCTGGCTGGGCATGGTGGGCTGGTGTTGATACTGAACAGTGTTTCTGAGTTTCTAATTCCCCAGCGGGTGCCTCTTCATCTCTCTTTGGCATAAGTCAGTCCCCCTGGTCTGTGCGTGCCCAGTGATACCACTCCTGGTCTCTCCTGGTCATTTGTACACGTTAAAATATCACTAATTGATAAGTGGCTCAATATGTTCCTTTGCATTTCCCGAAGAATATATTTTACGTTTCTCGTGGTGAGAATTTCAGGTGTAGTACCTGGCCATCAGGGAAGAAGATTTTGGAAAGGAGGATGGAGGCCTCTTGATCCCTTTAAAGTCCAGCCACAGGGAGGATGGCCTCAGCAGATCTACCCTGACTCTACTCCGTGGTTAAGAGTTTGCGTGTGACGTCTCCCACGGAAATAGCTTTGGCTTCCATAATAAAGAGAATCCTAAAACCTCAGCTGCAATTTGCTCACACCTGAAGACCAGAAGCTTTCCCATGGCGTCTACCACAATTACATGGGCAGGTGTAAAACCTTTCTGTGTGTTAGGATGTGATTTGCTCATCATGTTTATTGAAGGGTCATTGACTAGGAACAATGCCATTGCTTATTTGAAGGTAAGAACTCACAGCACACAGTAAGTGGAATAAATAAGAAGTAGCTGTCCTCCAGAATTTCTGGGAAGTTAATTGAAACTTGGCTTTTTTTCTCAATAGACCCAAATCCTCTTCACCATCATTATCTAAAGACCATGTAGCTATGCAGCAGTCATGGTCACTTCTAACGATATGGCAATGATTGTGCTTCCTAAACTCTGTCCTACATTTTTGAAGATCCAAGGATGCTTCCGGATTATTCCATTCTGACTTAGATAGAAGCTACAGTAATGGTTTGAAGGATCTCCATGGACATATTTACCAGTCTACAATACAGTAGTCCTTTCCTACTCTTAAAAAAGTGCCATTGTctaaatttttgtcttttggagCTTGGGGCataggagaaggggagagagagaaaagcaaatgaacCCAGCTATTTGCTTTATGTTCTCTGATCTCACCCAATAGGGCTTCAATCAGTTTGGTAGTGATTTTATACCAACACACCTGTTTCACTTCTCTCCAAAGGTTGAGATTCAGGTGGAAGGGGCAGAAGGATGTGGACTGTAAATGTAAGGATGTCAACGTCTTCAAAACATACACTCTGGGAGATCATCCCTTTACTCCAAAGCTGCTGCCCTTTATGAAAGTATATTTGAAGTTCCACCTTGGAAATGACTTTTAGAATCACCCAAGAAAACATACATTATCACTTTACCATCACAATGTGTTTCTGACACATTAAAGAGGCTGCTCAGTTTGGTTGTTTATCCCATTTGCTAGGCTTGGTTCCAAATGAGACTTGGATGATTCCAAAAACAAGCACACCTCCAGAAGATGAAGATTTGCCATCAGTGAGGATAACCAAAAGAAACTGTCCTGGCCTTTGAGGGCAAGTTTGAAGAAGCGATGATCTGAGTGATGGCTGTATGGGAGGATTTAGCAGGTAGCTTCCAAAAGGAACTAATTTAAggagtattttttttcatattttgagtACTGATAGATTACCCATAAAACCCTCATGGCTCATAGCTCCATCTGGAAGAACATAATTGCAGAACATCTGTTTGTCAAAATGTCTTGATGGTCACAAGATATCATTAAGTGTGTAACGTTGTGGTGGCTTTTAAGGTCACATCCTTTGGAAAACTGAACTCAGGTGTTTTGATGTCGAATCAACTAAGATTTCCTTTTTTCAGGCTTTTAGTGGGCATTACATTTTCTCACTCAGTAGACTTCCTGTTGGGGGAGCTATACGCTCAAgtgttagcatgcacaaggttgtgggttcaatcctcagtactgcctctaaaaacaaataaataagtagaccCTATAAGTAGACCCCCACCCCAAAAAGTAGACTTCCTTCCATTAGTGTAGAAATGACCCTTGGTTCTTCAATAGAGAACACACTTTCACTTCTCGTCCTGTTCTAATTTAGGAGGGGATGTTGTCCAGGTGGAGCCCCACTGAACTGAATCCATTTGTATATCATTGCATCTCAGTAGTGAGAAGATTGGAAGAGAGACACAATGTGATGGAGAGGGTGCAGCCATTGGAATCAGAGCGATCTGGGTTGAATGCTGGCGCCATCACGTAatagctctgtgaccctgggcaaccTCCCCAAGGCTTGGTGTTCTCATCTGCAAACCCTGCAGGGTTTTGTGAGGTTTGAAGGAGATAATGCAGAGAAGACACTTGGTGCAGTGGCTGCCCAGAAAGAGGGAGCCAAACACCACCATAGGGTGTACAAGTGTGTCTTCCTTCAGAGGAGGTGCTCCCAAGATGTTAGCTTTCTTAATGTTCTGTGAACATTGAATGGGTGCAGAAATGGAGCTGGGGGGATTACTGAAGCCCCATGGGAGGAGGGTAGAATTGCCTCCATACAGTGAAGGGCCACTGAACTGGATTGGTCTCATCAGTCCTTTCTGACCTCAGCTTCCAGGATTCCCTCTAGAGCAGTGAAGAAACAGAGTCCTTACTGAGTATGAGCTGGAGGAGCTGCAGACCTCTCCTTGCTTAGGGGAAAGAGGCACAGAAGTGCCCTCAACTCTGGAGGACAGGGCACAGCTGTCGCTCTAACTCAACACCCCATGAATAAGCGCTGTTGTTGGCAAGACAATGGGTTGGTCCCTTTGATGCTCTTCCTTAACCAACCAGCATGATTGGTGATGAGTCCTAACTTAGCAAGAAGccagaataaaacattttatgagGTCAAGGACTCGTGTGAGGTGGCTACATAAGCTGGAAAAGTTGGTAAAGAGAGCCAAAGAGGGTAATGCCATCCGTGGTTGCCACACCCACAGCTGACAGGATATAAAGACCTGGAAAGGACTTAGCACCAGAGAAAAGGAATCAGGCTTTGGAACTGACCTTCTGAGCCCTGCTCTGTCCAGCACCATGCCTTACAGCTGCTGCCTGCCCAACCTGAGCTGCCGCTCCAGCTGCTCCTCCCGGCCCTGCGTGCCCCCCAGCTGTCACGGCTGCACCCTGCCCGGGGCCTGCAACATCCCCGCCAACGTGAGCAGCTGCAACTGGTTCTGCGAGGGTTCCTTCAATGGCAATGAGAAGGAGACCATGCGGTTCCTGAACGACCGCCTGGCCAGCTACCTGGAGAAGGTGCGGCAGCTGGAGCGGGACAACGCGGAGCTGGAGAGCCGCATCCGGGAGCGGTCCCAGCAGCAGGAGCCCCTGGTGTGCCCCAACTACCAGTCCTACTTCCGGACCATCGAGGAGCTCCAGCAGAAGGTGAGGGGCTGGGCACCCCGCTGCCAGTTGGGTGAATTACTTATCCAGATTTACCATACCCACTTCTGAATGGATTTAAGAGGGTTCAAAGCTAATGTTGAAAGTGATACAGAGACTACATTGGCTTACGTACGACACATTGTCTTAGAAAATCTATGTGGGAAGCCCCAGGAGGGAAGGCTACAGACTGAGAGGAGAGGATAAGGCATTAGTCCGATATCAGTTTTAGCAATCTAATATTGCTTCTTACCTAAAAGCAGATTGTTTGATTCTTTAGTCCTATTATGATATTCCAGTCTTGTTTTCAGAGCCTGTAGCATGAAAAACATAGTAACATGTACCTGAATTATTTCTTGGAGCTAGGAATTTCCAGAGTGAAtcctcaaatatttaaagattttcaAAGCTATAGTAAGAGACTGTCTCTAACAAAGCAAAAGAGCTACTGACTCCAGAAGCCTCACTAATATGCAGAGACACATGGACCATGGGCCAGAGCAGGCGTGCATACAAGATGAGAATCCGGGAGTAGAAGTGAGGAAAGGAAAGGGTTGGCATAAAAGTGGGACTTACTACATGGTGTAtatcagggagggcttctcagAAGCGGCAATTTCTGAGCGGGGtttgaaggatgaacaggagTTTATATTCGATTGCACAAGCCCTTGATTCTCCGAGAGAAATGACTGTCCATGATTCAGTGGTTCTGGCAAAGTGAATGCCAGAAAGAGGCTGTGGGACTTGAAAATCACACATTCATTGACCTGCATTTAGGGAGTATGAGGCGCAGTGCTGGAGTGAGGGATAAAGTTCTGAGTAGGACAGTCCCTTTCCTTTGGGAGTTCACAGTCTAATAGGCGAGACAGACATGGAAGCAAATGACCTCAGCAAAGGTGATGATAAGAAGTGTAACTGGCTACATGCAAGGTACTGTGGGAGCATGTGGAGGAAGGGACTTCCTGCAGAAACTGGGGATGGAAGGGGAACATGGGTTATGCAGGGGGTCTTGCGAGGTGGATGAGAGCATCCCAGGCATTCCAAGTAGATGCAGAAGCTTTGTGCAAAAGTCTTGTCCAGGAAAATACGAAGGGAGAGTGGAGAGAGGTCAGCAGGGCTGGAATGAAGGAGTGTGAATGTAGGATAACCAACTTGTCTTGGTTTGCTTGGGATTTTTCTGGGTTTAGCATCCCGGGAACCCTCTAGTCCTAAGCAAACTGGGAGGCTAGTCACCCTCTGTGAGGGTTGGTACCCAGCAGACTCAATATCCTGCTGGAAGCCAGAGGCAGACTGAGAAGAGAAGAATTCATGACAAAGGACACATTTCCTCTTGACGTTTCAGTTTTGGAATGATCGGTTCTATTAATTAATCCTCTCTTTATCCCCAAACTGAAAATTTGAGAAGATTCAAAGCTATTTGGAAAGAATGTGTATTTGAAAGGTAATTGCCCCTCAAAGTGATAAGGCATTCATTCTTACTATAACTAATTGCACAATGAATACTGTCCCCAGATCCTGTGTAGCAAGGCAGAAAACGCCAGGCTGGTGGTGCAGATTGACAACGCCAAGCTGGCCGCAGATGACTTCAGGACCAAGTAAGATTTTTCTAATGATTGGAGCAAGCTAGTAATGGACAGGCAGAATTGCAAAGTGATGAACTCTGTCCTGGGAGCTTGCAAGCAGGAGCTGTCTGTGATGAGAGGGGGGTGATTCTTGCACTGGGTTAGTTAGTTTAAATGTCAGTTAATCTCCTCACTGAAAGCAAGAATTCTGTGTCTTAAGTTTAGTTCACAGCAGCCCAAGAAACCatccattctttctctttttcagctTTAGTGTCTGGACTGAGTTAAAAAGTGAATTTCACACCATTCTCTTAATATAATTTAGTCATTATCAGCCCATCAGAAAAAAGTTAAATGACAATGTAGGAGGCAAAATCCATTTCAGAGAATCAATCAGCTTTTCTTGGGATAACGATGACAATCCTAACAgacctttgtagttttatagaactttacagtttacaaggtAGTTCTACCCATGCCATTTATTCATATTCAGGCCAAGCTGATGACGTGATCGTCtggtccccattttacaaatgaggaaatcgaGACTAGAGAGATGAAGGGCTCATCCACAGTCCTAAGGGCAGGGTTGAATCTCACTGCCTGCTAATTCAGTGCTTCTCTCACGATACCAGGCTGCTTCTCAGGGTGGTTGGGAAAGGATGGTGACTAATGAAATTCACCAACTCACTTAAGAAGGCAAGAGGACAGGGCTTCATTGATAGCAGCCTGTGACTGGGCATCTTAGGCCAACTGCAATGAATTATAGATGAAAACTATAGAAGGGCGCCCCACCAATATCTTCTCTGTGGGTCTCAGGGAGGAAATAGGTCTTTTCACTCTGCACAGGGATATTTTCTTCCCTTTGAGAAAAGTTCAAAAAATTCCAAGTATTGCAAAATGTAGTGAAATTGACCAGGTTAGCCTAGTAAAGTCCAGGAAAAAGTCTTCTTCTTTGACTTGCTTTGACCCTTGGCTGTATGTAGGTACCAGACGGAGCTGGGCTTGCGGCAGCTGGTGGAGTCAGACATCAATGGCCTGCGGAGGATTCTGGATGAGCTGACCCTGTGCAAGTCTGACCTGGAGGCCCAGGTGGAGTCCCTGAAGGAGGAGCTGCTCTGCCTCAAGCAAAACCACGAGCAGGTGAGGGAGTCCCAGCCCCCAACATCCCTGTATTGAAATTCCTGTAACTCCCTTGAGTGGGATAAGGTGGTTGTTTGCTAAGCATCCTAGAGCTAACACAATATTTTGCTGGTTACGCAAAATACCCTCAGAGGATTGTTAGGAAAGCTTATCTCTTTTACCTAAAAGAGTATGATCAGCTGGCCTGTTTCCATTTGGGGCCCAGATATGTGGCCAAAAGGCCGCATAAAGGTCTTCAAAATACTTTCTACTGTTTGATCAGATCAATGATCCTCTCAATAGATGCTACGTTAATGACTAAGATTGGCAGGAGATAGCAAACTTTCTTATATTATGTGCCACCTAGATGTTAGAACCCAGCTTGgacagaaggatggatggatggatggatggatggaaaaaatgggagaaatgaAGGAACTGAAGTAATGGTTGATTCAGACCTCATGGTAATACTAGGATATCAGATACATGTCTCAAACATTAGGTGAAGAAGAAATACCCTCTCATGGATAGTGTGTGATGGTAGAGAAAATGAAGTAAATGGTAGGAGTTAAAACTAGTTTCTCTATATTTAAGTGGCAGCAAATATAAACCAGTTATCATGCCAGGTTTATCACCGACCAAAGGGAAAATACGAAAGAAATAATAGACTCTTGGAGTGGGAAGAAACATTTGCACTCATTTAATCAAGCAGCCTCATATACAGATGGGGAGAGACTCAGACAGGAGGCCTGAATCACAAAAGGTATAACTTAGCTGAGTTTTACATCAACTGGGCTTCAACGCCGTCCTCATATGACACGTAGTCCTCGGATTCTGCGCCATCTAACAAGCTCTCCCGCGAGTGTGAACtttgctggggcagcaggggaggCACCTCACTCTGCTGCTTCACAAGGATGGCTCTTTATAATCTGAGGAGAGactgggtgggaggcagggcagtTCAGGATCCAAAACCTTGTCCTCCTTTCCTGACCTTTGAAATATAGATGTTTCTTGTCCTGTTCAAGTTGCTGCAAGCAGGGGTCACGTGAGGTAGGACTGTAGCTCCTAACCAAAAcccatttctacttttattttgtatttctggtcTGTGAAAATCAACATTTAATAAAGGGAACTGACTTtggaaacaaaaaaacccacaaaatttctAATGCATCCTCTTCCCACCACGTTCGACTCCCTCAGGGAGAATTTAATGTACAGAATTCTTTCTGTGGGttcattcctttctcttcctccatcagGAAGTCAACACCCTGCGTTGCCAACTTGGAGACCGCCTCAATGTGGAGGTGGACGCTGCTCCCACCGTGGACCTGAACCGTGTGCTCAATGAGACCAGGAGTCAGTACGAGGCCCTGGTGGAGACCAACCGCAGGGACGTGGAGGAATGGTTCACCAGGCAGGTGGGCATCTCAGCTTGTGGACACTCAGTGCCCTTGGCCCCTCGGGGCCCTTCAGGCGGGGTCTGATCCTGGCTTCTCCCCTTTGGTGTTTCAGACAGAGGAGCTGAACAAGCAGGTGGTGTCCAGCTCGGAGCAGCTGCAGTCCAACCAGGCGGAGATCATCGAGCTGAGACGCACGGTCAACGCCCTGGAGGTGGAGCTGCAGGCCCAGCACAACCTGGTGGGTATTGTTCAGCCTCCTGGTGAGAAGGGGAGGTTGGGGGATCGGAGTCACTGGGTTGCCCTTGGGGCCAGGCTCTCCTTAACTCTGGAGGCTTGTGACTCCTTTGGAACCCATGGAGAAGCCATTTAAGGAGCAGCTCTGTG
This portion of the Vicugna pacos chromosome 16, VicPac4, whole genome shotgun sequence genome encodes:
- the LOC140686077 gene encoding keratin, type I cuticular Ha1, coding for MPYSCCLPNLSCRSSCSSRPCVPPSCHGCTLPGACNIPANVSSCNWFCEGSFNGNEKETMRFLNDRLASYLEKVRQLERDNAELESRIRERSQQQEPLVCPNYQSYFRTIEELQQKILCSKAENARLVVQIDNAKLAADDFRTKYQTELGLRQLVESDINGLRRILDELTLCKSDLEAQVESLKEELLCLKQNHEQEVNTLRCQLGDRLNVEVDAAPTVDLNRVLNETRSQYEALVETNRRDVEEWFTRQTEELNKQVVSSSEQLQSNQAEIIELRRTVNALEVELQAQHNLRDSLENTLTETEARYGSQLSQVQGLITNVEHQLAEIRSDLERQNQEYQVLLDVRARLECEINTYRGLLESEDCKLPCNPCATTNASSNSCGPCSQKRCF